In the Carboxydothermus hydrogenoformans Z-2901 genome, one interval contains:
- a CDS encoding replication protein, whose protein sequence is MANPQPDEFTRISNELYTAIMQADFTKRQRNIIDLVIRMSYGCGKKSAILRPVDFELVGVYKTHVRKELDYLVKAKVLIIDGNRISINKDYDQWRISLVKGADKKRFDEVLRRNIEDREKVTVLVTEEGEDSYQNGNHQVNQVTKMVTSRDEKVTEMVTEVTKTVTCPENGGYQNSNQQVTKTVTERATEALSPNGYREPKENIKENTGVCILPLPPKKKNEPQNIEDILSRYQRYTDEQLAIIRNYWETIRFTRKTAKIAPTVVAKEMDYWERFPVEIVMEALDIHLRKYQSKQEDYTAGIMRRLLKERELKGKLEEKGVKLNGQGRQPPDAREAINLDKFLWKGS, encoded by the coding sequence GTGGCAAACCCACAACCTGATGAATTTACAAGAATCTCAAACGAACTTTATACAGCCATAATGCAGGCCGATTTTACCAAGAGACAAAGGAATATTATTGACCTTGTAATTCGTATGAGCTATGGATGCGGCAAGAAAAGCGCTATTCTACGACCTGTAGATTTCGAACTCGTCGGGGTTTACAAAACTCACGTACGAAAGGAACTAGATTATTTAGTAAAAGCCAAAGTCCTGATAATAGATGGAAATAGAATTTCAATAAATAAGGACTACGACCAATGGAGAATTAGCTTAGTAAAGGGCGCTGACAAAAAACGCTTCGATGAAGTTCTCCGAAGAAACATTGAGGATAGAGAAAAAGTTACCGTTTTAGTAACTGAGGAAGGAGAAGATAGTTACCAAAATGGTAACCATCAGGTCAATCAGGTTACCAAAATGGTAACTTCAAGGGATGAAAAAGTTACTGAAATGGTAACCGAAGTTACCAAAACAGTAACCTGCCCTGAAAATGGTGGTTACCAAAACAGTAACCAGCAGGTTACCAAAACAGTAACCGAGCGTGCCACGGAAGCCTTGAGCCCCAACGGTTACAGGGAACCGAAAGAAAATATTAAAGAAAATACTGGGGTGTGTATATTACCACTTCCCCCCAAAAAGAAAAACGAGCCACAAAACATCGAGGATATCCTGAGCCGTTACCAACGATATACCGATGAGCAGTTAGCTATTATTCGCAATTACTGGGAGACCATTAGATTTACCAGAAAAACTGCAAAGATTGCACCGACTGTCGTTGCCAAAGAGATGGACTATTGGGAACGCTTTCCTGTTGAGATTGTAATGGAAGCTCTGGATATTCACTTGCGTAAATACCAGAGCAAACAGGAAGATTATACGGCAGGCATAATGCGCCGTTTACTTAAAGAGCGTGAACTTAAAGGAAAACTTGAAGAAAAGGGAGTGAAGTTAAATGGACAAGGCCGCCAACCTCCTGATGCGAGAGAGGCCATCAACCTTGACAAATTCCTTTGGAAAGGATCATGA
- a CDS encoding DUF5131 family protein: MRRTNIEWADAVWNPITGCTPVSEGCQNCYAKRMAYRLRGRCGYPQDEPFMVTLHEDRLLEPYRWRKPLRVFVCSMSDLFHPDVPDEFIFRVLLTVKQNPQHIFMILTKRPERMQDFFKRCIHGTIKNLWLGVTVENQKMANKRIPILLQIPATVRFVSCEPLLDPVDLSKWLGICEGCGMPATKCGPVLWRKGQKCCPECTHDFYLNWSLNWVIVGGETGPKRRPANIQWIRSLRDQCVAAGVPFFLKQMEISGRIVKMPELDGKIWNEYPSA; the protein is encoded by the coding sequence ATGAGGCGGACTAATATAGAATGGGCCGATGCAGTATGGAATCCAATTACAGGTTGCACACCGGTATCAGAAGGATGCCAGAACTGCTATGCCAAAAGGATGGCATATAGGCTGCGTGGTAGGTGCGGGTATCCGCAGGATGAGCCGTTTATGGTTACGTTGCATGAGGATCGCCTATTAGAACCGTATCGGTGGCGTAAACCACTGCGGGTTTTTGTGTGTAGCATGTCAGACCTATTCCACCCCGATGTTCCAGATGAATTTATTTTCCGGGTTTTACTTACAGTGAAACAAAACCCACAACACATCTTTATGATTCTTACCAAGCGACCAGAACGGATGCAGGACTTTTTTAAGAGATGTATTCATGGCACAATTAAAAATTTATGGCTAGGTGTTACAGTTGAAAACCAAAAAATGGCCAATAAACGAATTCCAATATTACTTCAGATACCAGCAACTGTACGGTTTGTTAGTTGTGAACCTTTATTAGATCCAGTGGATTTATCAAAATGGTTAGGAATATGCGAAGGTTGCGGAATGCCAGCAACCAAATGCGGACCTGTTTTATGGCGTAAAGGTCAAAAATGTTGTCCGGAATGTACTCACGATTTCTATCTTAATTGGTCTCTTAATTGGGTCATTGTCGGCGGCGAAACCGGTCCCAAACGACGACCTGCAAACATTCAGTGGATTCGTAGTTTACGAGACCAATGCGTAGCCGCCGGTGTACCATTCTTTTTAAAGCAGATGGAGATCAGCGGTAGGATAGTGAAGATGCCCGAGTTAGACGGAAAGATTTGGAATGAGTATCCAAGTGCCTAA
- the bet gene encoding phage recombination protein Bet yields MDENTKVVALSEKQGLPNMTFTRDQIELIKRTVARGATDDELALFLYQAKRTGLDPLTRQIHFVKRKQRQPDGSIVEVGTIQTGIDGFRVIAERSGKYAGQLGPYWCGKDGQWRDVWLSPDPPVAAKVGILRSDFKEPIWAVARFDAYAQRKSDGKLFENWAKMPDLMLAKCAEALAIRKAFPQDLSGIYAHEEMGQSYIPEQNRIAEPEIIPSENGNDKATEKQRKMIFVLAKKQGISEDEIKAIILTKYGVDSTKELTRVQASELIDKLQNNELEIEEVPEYESDPDLPGA; encoded by the coding sequence ATGGATGAGAACACAAAAGTAGTTGCTTTGTCAGAAAAACAAGGGTTACCTAATATGACTTTTACAAGAGATCAAATAGAACTAATTAAACGAACTGTGGCACGAGGTGCTACGGATGACGAATTAGCACTTTTTCTATATCAAGCAAAGCGTACTGGATTAGATCCGCTAACAAGACAAATTCACTTTGTAAAAAGAAAACAACGGCAGCCTGATGGAAGCATTGTTGAAGTCGGAACTATTCAAACTGGGATAGATGGCTTCAGAGTTATTGCGGAAAGGTCTGGAAAATACGCAGGTCAGTTAGGGCCATATTGGTGTGGTAAAGATGGACAATGGCGCGATGTATGGTTATCACCAGATCCTCCTGTTGCAGCTAAGGTTGGAATTTTGCGATCTGATTTTAAAGAACCAATCTGGGCTGTAGCAAGGTTTGATGCTTATGCTCAAAGAAAAAGTGATGGAAAACTTTTTGAAAATTGGGCTAAAATGCCTGATTTGATGCTAGCAAAATGTGCTGAAGCATTGGCTATAAGAAAGGCTTTTCCCCAAGATTTGTCTGGTATTTATGCGCATGAAGAAATGGGGCAAAGTTATATACCTGAACAAAATAGAATCGCAGAACCAGAAATTATCCCGTCTGAAAATGGTAACGATAAGGCTACTGAAAAACAGCGCAAAATGATCTTTGTGCTTGCCAAAAAACAAGGTATCTCTGAAGACGAAATAAAAGCAATCATTCTAACGAAGTACGGTGTCGACAGTACAAAGGAACTGACGAGAGTCCAAGCCAGTGAGCTTATTGATAAATTACAAAACAATGAATTAGAAATTGAAGAAGTACCGGAATATGAGTCTGATCCGGATTTACCAGGAGCATAA
- a CDS encoding helix-turn-helix domain-containing protein: MNYEDIPEVLTVEDLKKVLKIGTNKAYEIVNQVSFPKVKIGRQIRIPKRLFLQWLESQAFKDDENIRRFYPPRRVL; this comes from the coding sequence ATGAATTATGAGGATATTCCAGAAGTGCTGACGGTGGAGGACCTCAAGAAAGTATTGAAGATTGGCACCAACAAAGCTTACGAGATAGTGAACCAGGTATCGTTTCCAAAAGTTAAAATCGGCCGGCAAATAAGAATACCGAAAAGATTGTTTCTTCAATGGCTTGAATCTCAGGCATTTAAAGATGATGAAAACATTAGACGCTTTTATCCGCCAAGGAGAGTTCTTTAA
- a CDS encoding helix-turn-helix domain-containing protein, translating to MKGDCSNIYKIARKNAGLTQEEAAEMLYVSVRSLADYESGKTIPPDDVVERMIEIYDAKYLAYMHLKNSTKIGRRYLPDISLNDISRAVLKLQKELNDVEKINPEIIEIICDGEIDEDEKPRWQRITKEINEMAGAALTVVFSG from the coding sequence ATGAAAGGAGATTGCAGCAATATTTATAAAATTGCAAGAAAAAATGCAGGGCTGACACAAGAAGAGGCAGCAGAAATGCTATACGTTAGCGTTAGAAGTTTAGCCGATTATGAAAGCGGTAAAACAATTCCTCCGGACGATGTAGTAGAAAGAATGATTGAAATTTACGATGCAAAGTACTTAGCTTATATGCATTTGAAAAACTCAACTAAAATTGGCAGGAGATATTTGCCGGATATTAGTTTAAATGACATTTCCAGGGCTGTACTTAAGCTGCAAAAAGAACTAAACGATGTAGAGAAAATTAATCCGGAAATAATTGAAATAATTTGTGATGGAGAAATTGATGAAGATGAAAAGCCAAGATGGCAGCGCATTACAAAAGAAATCAACGAGATGGCAGGGGCAGCATTAACTGTGGTTTTCTCAGGTTAA
- a CDS encoding helix-turn-helix transcriptional regulator, with amino-acid sequence MNKLKQLRKANGLTQMEMAKKLGISESYYCQIENGTRRMSLKTALDIAAILKVTPNDLFLPSNFAERQEKHQTKAG; translated from the coding sequence ATGAATAAGCTGAAACAATTACGCAAAGCCAATGGGCTTACCCAGATGGAGATGGCCAAAAAATTAGGTATATCTGAAAGTTATTACTGTCAAATAGAAAATGGTACGCGAAGGATGTCTTTGAAAACTGCTCTTGATATAGCTGCAATTTTGAAAGTTACTCCTAATGACCTTTTTTTACCCTCTAACTTTGCAGAACGCCAAGAAAAACACCAGACCAAAGCGGGGTAA
- a CDS encoding LexA family protein codes for MNFGQRLRQLRTERDLTQAELAKLLSIGESTISFYESNKRQPDFDTLIKLSNFFNVSIDFLLGRTDESNKFIQNTKTIPLLGTIRAGIPLLAEENWIEEIALPAGIKADFALQVEGESMIYAGIFPGDIAFFKQSETATNGQIVAAGVVEETWKANLKFYVKTNGKAFLRSANPKYKDIEITPQHKIIGIMTGLVRHNPPSMTDYISLVITKDEFENSWIETIETALSLGMSPIHVKQLIEIQATLSKMIKPNE; via the coding sequence GTGAACTTCGGGCAAAGACTTCGACAATTGCGTACAGAAAGAGATTTAACTCAGGCAGAATTGGCAAAATTGCTTTCAATTGGGGAATCCACAATATCTTTTTATGAATCAAATAAACGGCAGCCAGATTTCGATACCCTCATTAAACTCTCAAATTTTTTTAATGTTTCAATAGATTTTCTTCTTGGTCGCACTGATGAAAGTAATAAATTTATTCAAAACACCAAAACTATCCCTTTACTTGGGACAATCCGTGCAGGCATTCCTTTATTAGCTGAAGAAAATTGGATTGAGGAGATTGCATTACCAGCAGGTATAAAAGCGGATTTTGCCTTACAAGTTGAAGGAGAATCAATGATTTATGCTGGGATCTTCCCTGGAGATATTGCATTTTTCAAACAAAGCGAAACAGCAACTAATGGACAAATTGTTGCTGCTGGAGTTGTAGAAGAAACTTGGAAAGCGAATCTTAAATTTTATGTGAAAACAAATGGAAAAGCTTTCCTTAGGTCAGCAAACCCAAAATACAAAGATATTGAGATTACACCACAACACAAAATAATTGGGATTATGACTGGGCTTGTTCGCCATAATCCCCCTTCAATGACAGATTATATTTCACTAGTAATTACTAAAGACGAATTTGAAAATTCTTGGATTGAAACAATTGAAACAGCTTTATCTCTTGGAATGTCACCTATTCATGTAAAACAATTAATTGAGATACAAGCTACTCTTTCAAAAATGATCAAACCCAATGAGTAA
- a CDS encoding thermonuclease family protein, whose translation MSFKMDQPEKFPWFRKIPGFRSGKPLNMIIASIFYLTYLVMAISIIRESSNNFWETVAIFSLVFLLPISLIASIFLAFKRDPLWKKWLAGAGIAFLVFFVSVINSPTSQAPNNNASKPTSKQEVVATSQQNQSTTDSISSEKTPTIAPQSQNSQTNENTQQSSQDQQAPIPLIAAKVTKVVDGDTIYVRLPNGSEEKVRFIGVDTPESTIQHEPYGNEASNYTKSKLAGKTVYLEKDVSERDKYGRLLRYIWLAKPKEISESEIRSKMFNAILLLGGYAQVATYPPDVKYVDYFVKFQQEAREAEKGLWGISPTQEEDISLAIQYVGNKNSRKFHYEDCRWAKKIAPSNRVYFKSREAAINAGYVPCKVCNP comes from the coding sequence ATGAGTTTTAAAATGGATCAACCGGAAAAGTTTCCTTGGTTTAGAAAAATTCCCGGTTTTAGAAGTGGTAAACCTTTAAATATGATAATAGCCTCAATCTTTTATCTTACATACCTGGTTATGGCGATTAGCATAATTCGTGAATCATCTAATAATTTTTGGGAAACTGTTGCAATTTTTTCATTAGTCTTTTTGTTACCAATAAGTTTAATTGCCTCAATATTTTTAGCTTTTAAGCGTGATCCTCTTTGGAAAAAGTGGTTAGCTGGAGCAGGAATTGCTTTTTTAGTTTTTTTTGTTAGCGTAATAAATTCCCCAACTTCGCAAGCACCGAATAATAATGCCTCTAAGCCTACTTCAAAACAAGAAGTTGTAGCTACCTCCCAGCAAAATCAATCCACTACTGATTCAATAAGCTCTGAAAAAACACCTACCATAGCCCCTCAAAGCCAAAATTCACAAACAAATGAAAATACTCAACAGTCCTCCCAAGATCAGCAAGCCCCTATCCCTTTAATTGCCGCTAAAGTTACAAAAGTAGTTGATGGTGATACTATTTATGTTCGACTTCCCAATGGTTCTGAAGAAAAGGTTAGGTTTATCGGAGTTGACACTCCTGAAAGCACAATTCAACATGAGCCATATGGCAATGAAGCTTCAAATTATACAAAGTCTAAGTTGGCCGGTAAAACTGTTTACCTTGAAAAAGACGTTAGCGAAAGAGACAAATATGGAAGATTGCTCCGTTACATTTGGTTAGCAAAGCCCAAAGAAATAAGTGAAAGCGAAATTAGGTCAAAAATGTTTAATGCCATTCTCTTGCTCGGAGGTTATGCCCAAGTTGCCACTTATCCTCCGGATGTAAAATATGTAGATTACTTTGTCAAGTTTCAACAAGAAGCAAGAGAAGCCGAAAAAGGACTTTGGGGAATTTCACCAACTCAAGAAGAAGATATTAGCTTAGCTATTCAGTATGTCGGAAATAAAAATAGTAGGAAATTCCATTACGAGGACTGCCGCTGGGCTAAAAAAATTGCACCTTCTAATAGGGTTTACTTTAAATCGAGAGAAGCAGCTATAAATGCCGGATATGTTCCTTGTAAAGTATGTAATCCATAG
- a CDS encoding thermonuclease family protein produces the protein MSSIEKIKQSLKEQKSLLIGLCFFILVYVIGLTHPQTIQEKEDNAVNKTTTTQKQEQQSTSEFVPAIVVRIHDGETITVQLPDGAKEKVRLIGIDAPVEDTLINLSSKDPAKLTLADLWGKTVYLEKDAVNRDSNGYLLRYVWLEIPDIKPNVISDSEVQKKMVNAILLLNGYGKYISTSPNKKYESELARSEFEAFAHKKGIWSISTAPHAPPDSNKSVKKQNIIVYVTLTGHKYHRSWCRYLKYSKIPISLGDAINEGYEPCSVCNPPQ, from the coding sequence ATGAGTTCTATAGAAAAAATTAAACAATCATTAAAAGAACAAAAAAGTTTATTAATTGGATTATGTTTTTTTATTTTGGTATACGTTATAGGCTTAACGCACCCCCAAACAATTCAAGAAAAAGAAGACAATGCCGTTAATAAGACAACTACAACCCAAAAACAAGAACAGCAATCTACCTCCGAATTTGTTCCTGCTATAGTTGTCAGAATTCATGACGGTGAAACAATTACAGTACAGCTACCTGATGGAGCTAAGGAGAAAGTTAGACTAATTGGTATTGATGCTCCCGTTGAAGATACTCTTATAAATTTAAGCAGTAAAGATCCAGCAAAGTTAACTTTAGCTGATTTATGGGGTAAAACTGTTTATCTTGAAAAAGATGCTGTTAATAGAGATAGCAATGGTTACTTGCTCCGTTATGTTTGGTTAGAAATACCGGATATTAAACCAAATGTAATAAGTGATTCCGAAGTACAGAAAAAAATGGTTAATGCCATTCTCTTATTAAATGGGTATGGCAAATATATTAGCACTTCGCCAAATAAAAAATATGAAAGTGAATTAGCGCGAAGCGAATTTGAAGCTTTTGCTCATAAGAAAGGAATATGGTCAATAAGTACAGCACCACATGCCCCACCCGATTCAAATAAAAGCGTTAAAAAACAAAATATTATAGTTTATGTGACATTAACAGGTCATAAATACCATCGTAGCTGGTGCCGATATTTGAAATACAGTAAAATCCCAATTAGTCTTGGTGATGCCATTAATGAAGGATATGAGCCTTGTAGTGTGTGTAATCCACCCCAATAA
- a CDS encoding restriction endonuclease, which produces MPTLSLMEYIESVVGGLGGFFLGMFFLTLIMYLTFPKANYGIDIITVLIVEAIATVFFFTVKYFISSFIDSIYKKSGIKDVDKMSGEQFEHWLELLFKDYGYKVKRTRKTADYGADLIIEKDNIKIAVQAKRHKNKVGIKAVQEAISAVKFYGCQKAAVCTNNYFTENAVNLAKANNVELIDRDKLVKLSMDRRNN; this is translated from the coding sequence ATGCCCACGTTAAGCTTAATGGAATATATTGAAAGTGTTGTAGGGGGATTAGGTGGCTTTTTTCTTGGAATGTTTTTTCTAACACTTATTATGTATTTAACTTTTCCAAAAGCAAATTATGGAATTGATATTATTACTGTTCTAATTGTAGAAGCAATAGCTACAGTATTTTTCTTCACTGTAAAGTATTTTATAAGTAGCTTTATAGATAGCATTTATAAAAAATCTGGAATAAAAGATGTTGATAAAATGAGTGGCGAACAGTTTGAACACTGGCTGGAACTATTATTTAAAGACTATGGCTACAAAGTCAAACGAACCCGCAAAACCGCTGATTACGGAGCAGACCTAATTATTGAAAAGGACAATATAAAAATTGCGGTCCAAGCTAAAAGACATAAAAACAAAGTAGGAATAAAAGCCGTTCAGGAGGCTATTTCAGCAGTAAAATTTTATGGTTGCCAAAAAGCTGCAGTTTGCACCAATAACTACTTCACTGAAAATGCGGTAAATCTTGCAAAGGCTAATAATGTTGAGCTAATAGATAGGGATAAGTTAGTAAAGCTTTCTATGGATAGAAGAAATAATTAA
- a CDS encoding DUF3800 domain-containing protein, with protein sequence MYCDESRQTNSEYILVGGIWILKEKGWNFVNDFEKFCQNVLGLKNPMGHMKWTKVPPSANSKYFKAYEKLVDLYFEYNSKNIMFFRTLIVNKNDYDFTHEKFYKGDYEEGFYNLYCQLILNWLQKSNEYHIRIAHRPIKKASRDDCEEFRLNWLKEKLNNKFESTINKYSWFFGYQKVKPPVITIESREARERRLIQIADILMGAVGFYWNKEHLKSNVRNGKLTLAKYIASKLGRNDLLFTTKWNDKRFNIFLFDTSKTKLKK encoded by the coding sequence ATTTATTGCGACGAAAGTAGACAAACTAATTCTGAATATATATTAGTTGGTGGAATATGGATATTAAAAGAAAAAGGATGGAATTTTGTAAACGATTTCGAAAAGTTTTGCCAAAATGTTTTAGGCTTAAAAAATCCTATGGGGCACATGAAATGGACTAAAGTCCCCCCATCAGCAAATAGTAAGTACTTCAAAGCATACGAAAAATTAGTTGACTTATATTTCGAATATAATTCAAAAAATATAATGTTTTTTAGAACCTTAATAGTTAATAAAAACGATTATGATTTTACTCATGAAAAATTTTATAAAGGTGATTACGAGGAAGGTTTTTATAACCTCTATTGCCAACTAATATTAAACTGGCTTCAAAAATCAAACGAATATCACATCCGAATAGCTCATCGACCTATAAAAAAAGCTTCTAGAGATGATTGTGAAGAGTTTAGACTTAATTGGTTAAAAGAAAAACTTAATAATAAGTTTGAAAGTACAATAAATAAATATTCATGGTTTTTCGGTTATCAAAAAGTAAAGCCTCCAGTAATAACTATAGAAAGTAGAGAAGCAAGAGAAAGGAGACTTATACAAATAGCCGATATATTAATGGGAGCAGTTGGCTTCTATTGGAATAAAGAACATTTGAAAAGTAACGTCAGAAATGGTAAACTCACACTCGCAAAATACATTGCATCAAAATTAGGAAGAAATGATTTATTGTTTACTACTAAATGGAATGATAAAAGATTTAACATCTTTCTTTTTGATACATCAAAAACCAAGTTAAAAAAATAA